Proteins from a single region of Orcinus orca chromosome 20, mOrcOrc1.1, whole genome shotgun sequence:
- the LOC101275424 gene encoding sialic acid-binding Ig-like lectin 5 isoform X6 produces the protein MLLLPPPLLLLSLLWAGSLAWDNEYRLEVQESVTVQEGLCVRVPCCFYYPRDNWNYSVPAFGYWFQEGARTNEDRPVATNKPGCEVLTDTQGRFHLLGDPRTYNCSLDIRDARQGDTGTYFFRVERGPIVKYSYLENKLHLHVTGPGSVSLSSSALTQTPDIHVQGTLESGLPRNITCAVPWACERGTPHTFSWTGVALPSLHPKGPHSSVLTLTLGPQDHGTNLTCRVTFPGAGVSTDRTIRLNVSYAPQKPTIRVFRKEDTGPESLGQSLSLPVQEGQFLRLDCVADSNPPARMSWIRGSLTLSPSNSSNPGVLELPRVELGDHGKYVCRAQHPLGSQKASLSLVVKNPPQLLGPSCSQEEEGLHCDCSSRAQPAPSLRWRLGEGLLEGNFSNASFKVTSSSAGPWVNSSLCLREGLSSGLRLSCEAQNGHGKQSATVLLLPGRPAPRTGVVWGAVGGSGVTALLALCLCLIFFVVKIYRKKSAEKASGRDGVRPALTSISLGHLNESCSDSPSDYQTPAPATSTPGKEQELHYATLNFQRLRTHNFQDQDTTEYSEIKIQK, from the exons ATGCTGCTATTGCCACCaccgctgctgctgctgtccctgctgtgggcag GGTCCCTGGCTTGGGACAACGAATACCGGCTGGAAGTGCAGGAGTCCGTGACGGTGCAGGAGGGCCTGTGTGTCCGCGTGCCCTGCTGCTTCTACTATCCCCGGGACAATTGGAACTACTCTGTCCCAGCTTTCGGCTACTGGTTCCAGGAAGGGGCCAGAACCAACGAGGATCGTCCAGTGGCCACAAACAAACCAGGTTGTGAGGTGCTGACGGACACCCAGGGCCGATTCCACCTCCTTGGAGACCCCCGGACCTACAACTGCTCCCTGGACATCAGAGATGCACGGCAGGGAGACACAGGGACATACTTCTTTAGGGTGGAGAGAGGGCCTATTGTGAAATATAGTTATTTAGAGAACAAGCTCCACCTGCATGTAACAG GGCCtgggtctgtttctctctcctcttcagcTCTGACACAGACACCCGACATCCACGTCCAGGGGACCCTAGAATCTGGCCTCCCCAGGAATATCACCTGTGCAGTGCCATGGGCCTGTGAGAGGGGGACACCCCACACCTTCTCCTGGACCGGGGttgccctcccttccctgcacCCCAAGGGCCCCCACTCCTCGGTGCTCACGCTCACCCTGGGGCCCCAGGACCACGGCACCAACCTCACCTGTCGAGTGACCTTCCCCGGAGCTGGCGTGAGCACAGACAGAACCATCAGGCTCAACGTGTCCT ATGCACCCCAGAAGCCGACCATCAGAGTGTTCCGGAAGGAAGACACAG GACCTGAAAGTCTGGGCCAAAGCCTATCTCTCCCAGTCCAGGAGGGCCAGTTCCTACGCCTGGACTGTGTTGCCGACAGCAACCCTCCTGCCAGGATGAGCTGGATCCGGGGGAGCCTGACCCTGAGCCCCTCCAATTCCTCGAACCCTGGGGTCCTGGAGCTGCCCCGGGTGGAACTGGGGGACCATGGGAAATATGTCTGCCGAGCGCAGCATCCGTTAGGCTCTCAGAAagcatctctgagcctcgttGTGAAAA ACCCCCCGCAGCTGCTGGGACCCTCCTGCTCCCAGGAGGAGGAGGGTCTGCACTGCGACTGTTCCTCCCGAGCCCAGCCGGCCCCCTCCCTGCGctggcggctgggggaggggctgctggagGGGAATTTCAGCAACGCCTCCTTCAAGGTCACCTCCAGCTCGGCTGGGCCCTGGGTCAACAGCTCCCTGTGCCTCCGCGAGGGGCTCAGCTCTGGCCTCCGACTCAGCTGCGAGGCCCAGAACGGCCACGGGAAACAGAGCGCCACTGTCCTGCTGCTGCCAG GGAGGCCAGCACCCAGGACCGGTGTGGTTTGGGGGGCCGTCGGGGGATCCGGCGTCACAGCCCTGCTagctctctgcctctgcctcatcTTCTTTGT AGTGAAGATCTACAGGAAGAAATCAGCGGAGAAGGCATCAGGCAGAGATGGCGTCCGTCCCGCATTGACTTCCATCTCTCTG GGTCACCTCAATGAATCCTGTTCAGACAGCCCCTCGGACTACCAGACCCCAGCTCCGGCCACCTCCACCCCAGGGAAGGAGCAGGAGCTCCATTACGCCACCCTCAACTTCCAGAGGCTGAGGACCCACAACTTTCAGGACCAGGACACCACTGAGTACTCAGAGATCAAGATCCAGAAATGA
- the LOC101275424 gene encoding sialic acid-binding Ig-like lectin 5 isoform X3, with the protein MLPLLLSLLWAGSLAWDSRYQLEVQESVTVQEGLCVRVPCFFHHPLAYWDYSVPAFGYWFQEGARIDQDRPVATNKPGRAVLTNTQGRFHLLGDPRTYNCSLDIRDARQGDTGTYFFRVERGPTVRYSYLENKLHLHVTALTQTPDIHVQGTLESGFPRNITCAVPWACERGTPHTFSWTGVALPSLHPKGPHSSVLTLTLGPQDHGTNLTCRVNFPGAGVSTDRTIRLNVSYAPQKPTIRVFRKEDTALEAGTSELKGPADRVPGPESLGQSLSLPVQEGQFLRLDCVADSNPPARMSWIRGSLTLSPSNCSNPGVLELPRVELEDHGKYVCRAQHPLGSKEASLSLVVKNPPQLLGPSCSQEEEGLHCDCSSRAQPAPSLRWRLGEGLLEGNFSNASFKVTSSSAGPWVNSSLCLREGLSSGLRLSCEAQNGHGKQSATVLLLPGRPAPRTGVVWGAVGGSGVTALLALCLCLIFFVVKIYRKKSAEKASGRDGVRPALTSISLGHLNESCSDSPSDYQTPAPATSTPGKEQELHYATLNFQRLRTHNFQDQDTTEYSEIKIQK; encoded by the exons GGTCCCTGGCTTGGGACAGCAGATACCAGCTGGAAGTGCAGGAGTCTGTGACGGTGCAGGAGGGCCTGTGTGTCCGCGTGCCGTGCTTCTTCCACCATCCCCTGGCCTACTGGGACTACTCTGTCCCAGCTTTCGGCTACTGGTTCCAGGAAGGGGCCAGAATCGACCAGGATCGTCCAGTGGCCACAAACAAACCAGGTCGTGCGGTGCTGACGAACACCCAGGGCCGATTCCACCTCCTTGGAGACCCCCGGACCTACAACTGCTCCCTGGACATCAGAGATGCACGGCAGGGAGACACGGGGACATACTTCTTTAGGGTGGAGAGAGGGCCTACTGTGAGATATAGTTATTTAGAGAACAAGCTCCACCTGCATGTAACAG cTCTGACACAGACACCCGACATCCACGTCCAGGGGACCTTAGAATCTGGCTTCCCCAGGAATATCACCTGTGCAGTGCCATGGGCCTGTGAGAGGGGGACACCCCACACCTTCTCCTGGACCGGGGttgccctcccttccctgcacCCCAAGGGCCCCCACTCCTCGGTGCTCACCCTCACCCTGGGGCCCCAGGACCATGGCACCAACCTCACCTGTCGAGTGAACTTCCCCGGAGCTGGCGTGAGCACAGACAGAACCATCAGGCTCAACGTGTCCT ATGCACCCCAGAAGCCGACCATCAGAGTGTTCCGGAAAGAAGACACAG ctctggaggctgggacgTCTGAGCTCAAAGGGCCGGCTGATCGGGTTCCTG GACCTGAAAGTCTGGGCCAAAGCCTATCTCTCCCAGTCCAGGAGGGCCAGTTCCTACGCCTGGACTGTGTTGCCGACAGCAACCCTCCTGCCAGGATGAGCTGGATCCGGGGGAGCCTGACCCTGAGCCCCTCCAATTGCTCGAACCCTGGGGTCCTGGAGCTGCCCCGGGTGGAACTGGAGGACCATGGGAAATATGTCTGCCGAGCTCAGCATCCGTTGGGCTCCAAGGAagcatctctgagcctcgttGTGAAAA ACCCCCCGCAGCTGCTGGGACCCTCCTGCTCCCAGGAGGAGGAGGGTCTGCACTGCGACTGTTCCTCCCGAGCCCAGCCGGCCCCCTCCCTGCGctggcggctgggggaggggctgctggagGGGAATTTCAGCAACGCCTCCTTCAAGGTCACCTCCAGCTCGGCTGGGCCCTGGGTCAACAGCTCCCTGTGCCTCCGCGAGGGGCTCAGCTCTGGCCTCCGACTCAGCTGCGAGGCCCAGAACGGCCACGGGAAACAGAGCGCCACTGTCCTGCTGCTGCCAG GGAGGCCAGCACCCAGGACCGGTGTGGTTTGGGGGGCCGTCGGGGGATCCGGCGTCACAGCCCTGCTagctctctgcctctgcctcatcTTCTTTGT AGTGAAGATCTACAGGAAGAAATCAGCGGAGAAGGCATCAGGCAGAGATGGCGTCCGTCCCGCATTGACTTCCATCTCTCTG GGTCACCTCAATGAATCCTGTTCAGACAGCCCCTCGGACTACCAGACCCCAGCTCCGGCCACCTCCACCCCAGGGAAGGAGCAGGAGCTCCATTACGCCACCCTCAACTTCCAGAGGCTGAGGACCCACAACTTTCAGGACCAGGACACCACTGAGTACTCAGAGATCAAGATCCAGAAATGA
- the LOC101275424 gene encoding sialic acid-binding Ig-like lectin 5 isoform X5 produces MLLLPPPLLLLSLLWAGSLAWDNEYRLEVQESVTVQEGLCVRVPCCFYYPRDNWNYSVPAFGYWFQEGARTNEDRPVATNKPGCEVLTDTQGRFHLLGDPRTYNCSLDIRDARQGDTGTYFFRVERGPIVKYSYLENKLHLHVTGPGSVSLSSSALTQTPDIHVQGTLESGLPRNITCAVPWACERGTPHTFSWTGVALPSLHPKGPHSSVLTLTLGPQDHGTNLTCRVTFPGAGVSTDRTIRLNVSYAPQKPTIRVFRKEDTGPESLGQSLSLPVQEGQFLRLDCVADSNPPARMSWIRGSLTLSPSNSSNPGVLELPRVELGDHGKYVCRAQHPLGSQKASLSLVVKNPPQLLGPSCSQEEEGLHCDCSSRAQPAPSLRWRLGEGLLEGNFSNASFKVTSSSAGPWVNSSLCLREGLSSGLRLSCEAQNGHGKQSATVLLLPGRPAPRTGVVWGAVGGSGVTALLALCLCLIFFVVKIYRKKSAEKASGRDGVRPALTSISLGHLNESCSDSPSDYQTPAPATSTPGKEQELHYATLNFQRLRTHNFQDQDTTEYSEIKIQK; encoded by the exons ATGCTGCTATTGCCACCaccgctgctgctgctgtccCTGCTGTGGGCAG GGTCCCTGGCTTGGGACAACGAATACCGGCTGGAAGTGCAGGAGTCCGTGACGGTGCAGGAGGGCCTGTGTGTCCGCGTGCCCTGCTGCTTCTACTATCCCCGGGACAATTGGAACTACTCTGTCCCAGCTTTCGGCTACTGGTTCCAGGAAGGGGCCAGAACCAACGAGGATCGTCCAGTGGCCACAAACAAACCAGGTTGTGAGGTGCTGACGGACACCCAGGGCCGATTCCACCTCCTTGGAGACCCCCGGACCTACAACTGCTCCCTGGACATCAGAGATGCACGGCAGGGAGACACAGGGACATACTTCTTTAGGGTGGAGAGAGGGCCTATTGTGAAATATAGTTATTTAGAGAACAAGCTCCACCTGCATGTAACAG GGCCtgggtctgtttctctctcctcttcagcTCTGACACAGACACCCGACATCCACGTCCAGGGGACCCTAGAATCTGGCCTCCCCAGGAATATCACCTGTGCAGTGCCATGGGCCTGTGAGAGGGGGACACCCCACACCTTCTCCTGGACCGGGGttgccctcccttccctgcacCCCAAGGGCCCCCACTCCTCGGTGCTCACGCTCACCCTGGGGCCCCAGGACCACGGCACCAACCTCACCTGTCGAGTGACCTTCCCCGGAGCTGGCGTGAGCACAGACAGAACCATCAGGCTCAACGTGTCCT ATGCACCCCAGAAGCCGACCATCAGAGTGTTCCGGAAGGAAGACACAG GACCTGAAAGTCTGGGCCAAAGCCTATCTCTCCCAGTCCAGGAGGGCCAGTTCCTACGCCTGGACTGTGTTGCCGACAGCAACCCTCCTGCCAGGATGAGCTGGATCCGGGGGAGCCTGACCCTGAGCCCCTCCAATTCCTCGAACCCTGGGGTCCTGGAGCTGCCCCGGGTGGAACTGGGGGACCATGGGAAATATGTCTGCCGAGCGCAGCATCCGTTAGGCTCTCAGAAagcatctctgagcctcgttGTGAAAA ACCCCCCGCAGCTGCTGGGACCCTCCTGCTCCCAGGAGGAGGAGGGTCTGCACTGCGACTGTTCCTCCCGAGCCCAGCCGGCCCCCTCCCTGCGctggcggctgggggaggggctgctggagGGGAATTTCAGCAACGCCTCCTTCAAGGTCACCTCCAGCTCGGCTGGGCCCTGGGTCAACAGCTCCCTGTGCCTCCGCGAGGGGCTCAGCTCTGGCCTCCGACTCAGCTGCGAGGCCCAGAACGGCCACGGGAAACAGAGCGCCACTGTCCTGCTGCTGCCAG GGAGGCCAGCACCCAGGACCGGTGTGGTTTGGGGGGCCGTCGGGGGATCCGGCGTCACAGCCCTGCTagctctctgcctctgcctcatcTTCTTTGT AGTGAAGATCTACAGGAAGAAATCAGCGGAGAAGGCATCAGGCAGAGATGGCGTCCGTCCCGCATTGACTTCCATCTCTCTG GGTCACCTCAATGAATCCTGTTCAGACAGCCCCTCGGACTACCAGACCCCAGCTCCGGCCACCTCCACCCCAGGGAAGGAGCAGGAGCTCCATTACGCCACCCTCAACTTCCAGAGGCTGAGGACCCACAACTTTCAGGACCAGGACACCACTGAGTACTCAGAGATCAAGATCCAGAAATGA
- the LOC101275424 gene encoding sialic acid-binding Ig-like lectin 5 isoform X7: MLLLPPPLLLLSLLWAGSLAWDNEYRLEVQESVTVQEGLCVRVPCCFYYPRDNWNYSVPAFGYWFQEGARTNEDRPVATNKPGCEVLTDTQGRFHLLGDPRTYNCSLDIRDARQGDTGTYFFRVERGPIVKYSYLENKLHLHVTALTQTPDIHVQGTLESGLPRNITCAVPWACERGTPHTFSWTGVALPSLHPKGPHSSVLTLTLGPQDHGTNLTCRVTFPGAGVSTDRTIRLNVSYAPQKPTIRVFRKEDTGPESLGQSLSLPVQEGQFLRLDCVADSNPPARMSWIRGSLTLSPSNSSNPGVLELPRVELGDHGKYVCRAQHPLGSQKASLSLVVKNPPQLLGPSCSQEEEGLHCDCSSRAQPAPSLRWRLGEGLLEGNFSNASFKVTSSSAGPWVNSSLCLREGLSSGLRLSCEAQNGHGKQSATVLLLPGRPAPRTGVVWGAVGGSGVTALLALCLCLIFFVVKIYRKKSAEKASGRDGVRPALTSISLGHLNESCSDSPSDYQTPAPATSTPGKEQELHYATLNFQRLRTHNFQDQDTTEYSEIKIQK; this comes from the exons ATGCTGCTATTGCCACCaccgctgctgctgctgtccCTGCTGTGGGCAG GGTCCCTGGCTTGGGACAACGAATACCGGCTGGAAGTGCAGGAGTCCGTGACGGTGCAGGAGGGCCTGTGTGTCCGCGTGCCCTGCTGCTTCTACTATCCCCGGGACAATTGGAACTACTCTGTCCCAGCTTTCGGCTACTGGTTCCAGGAAGGGGCCAGAACCAACGAGGATCGTCCAGTGGCCACAAACAAACCAGGTTGTGAGGTGCTGACGGACACCCAGGGCCGATTCCACCTCCTTGGAGACCCCCGGACCTACAACTGCTCCCTGGACATCAGAGATGCACGGCAGGGAGACACAGGGACATACTTCTTTAGGGTGGAGAGAGGGCCTATTGTGAAATATAGTTATTTAGAGAACAAGCTCCACCTGCATGTAACAG cTCTGACACAGACACCCGACATCCACGTCCAGGGGACCCTAGAATCTGGCCTCCCCAGGAATATCACCTGTGCAGTGCCATGGGCCTGTGAGAGGGGGACACCCCACACCTTCTCCTGGACCGGGGttgccctcccttccctgcacCCCAAGGGCCCCCACTCCTCGGTGCTCACGCTCACCCTGGGGCCCCAGGACCACGGCACCAACCTCACCTGTCGAGTGACCTTCCCCGGAGCTGGCGTGAGCACAGACAGAACCATCAGGCTCAACGTGTCCT ATGCACCCCAGAAGCCGACCATCAGAGTGTTCCGGAAGGAAGACACAG GACCTGAAAGTCTGGGCCAAAGCCTATCTCTCCCAGTCCAGGAGGGCCAGTTCCTACGCCTGGACTGTGTTGCCGACAGCAACCCTCCTGCCAGGATGAGCTGGATCCGGGGGAGCCTGACCCTGAGCCCCTCCAATTCCTCGAACCCTGGGGTCCTGGAGCTGCCCCGGGTGGAACTGGGGGACCATGGGAAATATGTCTGCCGAGCGCAGCATCCGTTAGGCTCTCAGAAagcatctctgagcctcgttGTGAAAA ACCCCCCGCAGCTGCTGGGACCCTCCTGCTCCCAGGAGGAGGAGGGTCTGCACTGCGACTGTTCCTCCCGAGCCCAGCCGGCCCCCTCCCTGCGctggcggctgggggaggggctgctggagGGGAATTTCAGCAACGCCTCCTTCAAGGTCACCTCCAGCTCGGCTGGGCCCTGGGTCAACAGCTCCCTGTGCCTCCGCGAGGGGCTCAGCTCTGGCCTCCGACTCAGCTGCGAGGCCCAGAACGGCCACGGGAAACAGAGCGCCACTGTCCTGCTGCTGCCAG GGAGGCCAGCACCCAGGACCGGTGTGGTTTGGGGGGCCGTCGGGGGATCCGGCGTCACAGCCCTGCTagctctctgcctctgcctcatcTTCTTTGT AGTGAAGATCTACAGGAAGAAATCAGCGGAGAAGGCATCAGGCAGAGATGGCGTCCGTCCCGCATTGACTTCCATCTCTCTG GGTCACCTCAATGAATCCTGTTCAGACAGCCCCTCGGACTACCAGACCCCAGCTCCGGCCACCTCCACCCCAGGGAAGGAGCAGGAGCTCCATTACGCCACCCTCAACTTCCAGAGGCTGAGGACCCACAACTTTCAGGACCAGGACACCACTGAGTACTCAGAGATCAAGATCCAGAAATGA
- the LOC101275424 gene encoding myeloid cell surface antigen CD33 isoform X1 yields the protein MLLLPPPLLLLSLLWAGGWAAGRRVGGAGAAADRCSSAGSLAWDNEYRLEVQESVTVQEGLCVRVPCCFYYPRDNWNYSVPAFGYWFQEGARTNEDRPVATNKPGCEVLTDTQGRFHLLGDPRTYNCSLDIRDARQGDTGTYFFRVERGPIVKYSYLENKLHLHVTGPGSVSLSSSALTQTPDIHVQGTLESGLPRNITCAVPWACERGTPHTFSWTGVALPSLHPKGPHSSVLTLTLGPQDHGTNLTCRVTFPGAGVSTDRTIRLNVSYAPQKPTIRVFRKEDTGPESLGQSLSLPVQEGQFLRLDCVADSNPPARMSWIRGSLTLSPSNSSNPGVLELPRVELGDHGKYVCRAQHPLGSQKASLSLVVKNPPQLLGPSCSQEEEGLHCDCSSRAQPAPSLRWRLGEGLLEGNFSNASFKVTSSSAGPWVNSSLCLREGLSSGLRLSCEAQNGHGKQSATVLLLPGRPAPRTGVVWGAVGGSGVTALLALCLCLIFFVVKIYRKKSAEKASGRDGVRPALTSISLGHLNESCSDSPSDYQTPAPATSTPGKEQELHYATLNFQRLRTHNFQDQDTTEYSEIKIQK from the exons ATGCTGCTATTGCCACCaccgctgctgctgctgtccCTGCTGTGGGCAGGTGGGTGGGCTGCGGGGAGACgggtgggcggggcaggggctgCAGCCGATCGTTGTTCTTCCGCAGGGTCCCTGGCTTGGGACAACGAATACCGGCTGGAAGTGCAGGAGTCCGTGACGGTGCAGGAGGGCCTGTGTGTCCGCGTGCCCTGCTGCTTCTACTATCCCCGGGACAATTGGAACTACTCTGTCCCAGCTTTCGGCTACTGGTTCCAGGAAGGGGCCAGAACCAACGAGGATCGTCCAGTGGCCACAAACAAACCAGGTTGTGAGGTGCTGACGGACACCCAGGGCCGATTCCACCTCCTTGGAGACCCCCGGACCTACAACTGCTCCCTGGACATCAGAGATGCACGGCAGGGAGACACAGGGACATACTTCTTTAGGGTGGAGAGAGGGCCTATTGTGAAATATAGTTATTTAGAGAACAAGCTCCACCTGCATGTAACAG GGCCtgggtctgtttctctctcctcttcagcTCTGACACAGACACCCGACATCCACGTCCAGGGGACCCTAGAATCTGGCCTCCCCAGGAATATCACCTGTGCAGTGCCATGGGCCTGTGAGAGGGGGACACCCCACACCTTCTCCTGGACCGGGGttgccctcccttccctgcacCCCAAGGGCCCCCACTCCTCGGTGCTCACGCTCACCCTGGGGCCCCAGGACCACGGCACCAACCTCACCTGTCGAGTGACCTTCCCCGGAGCTGGCGTGAGCACAGACAGAACCATCAGGCTCAACGTGTCCT ATGCACCCCAGAAGCCGACCATCAGAGTGTTCCGGAAGGAAGACACAG GACCTGAAAGTCTGGGCCAAAGCCTATCTCTCCCAGTCCAGGAGGGCCAGTTCCTACGCCTGGACTGTGTTGCCGACAGCAACCCTCCTGCCAGGATGAGCTGGATCCGGGGGAGCCTGACCCTGAGCCCCTCCAATTCCTCGAACCCTGGGGTCCTGGAGCTGCCCCGGGTGGAACTGGGGGACCATGGGAAATATGTCTGCCGAGCGCAGCATCCGTTAGGCTCTCAGAAagcatctctgagcctcgttGTGAAAA ACCCCCCGCAGCTGCTGGGACCCTCCTGCTCCCAGGAGGAGGAGGGTCTGCACTGCGACTGTTCCTCCCGAGCCCAGCCGGCCCCCTCCCTGCGctggcggctgggggaggggctgctggagGGGAATTTCAGCAACGCCTCCTTCAAGGTCACCTCCAGCTCGGCTGGGCCCTGGGTCAACAGCTCCCTGTGCCTCCGCGAGGGGCTCAGCTCTGGCCTCCGACTCAGCTGCGAGGCCCAGAACGGCCACGGGAAACAGAGCGCCACTGTCCTGCTGCTGCCAG GGAGGCCAGCACCCAGGACCGGTGTGGTTTGGGGGGCCGTCGGGGGATCCGGCGTCACAGCCCTGCTagctctctgcctctgcctcatcTTCTTTGT AGTGAAGATCTACAGGAAGAAATCAGCGGAGAAGGCATCAGGCAGAGATGGCGTCCGTCCCGCATTGACTTCCATCTCTCTG GGTCACCTCAATGAATCCTGTTCAGACAGCCCCTCGGACTACCAGACCCCAGCTCCGGCCACCTCCACCCCAGGGAAGGAGCAGGAGCTCCATTACGCCACCCTCAACTTCCAGAGGCTGAGGACCCACAACTTTCAGGACCAGGACACCACTGAGTACTCAGAGATCAAGATCCAGAAATGA
- the LOC101275424 gene encoding sialic acid-binding Ig-like lectin 5 isoform X2, with protein sequence MLLLPPPLLLLSLLWAGGWAAGRRVGGAGAAADRCSSAGSLAWDNEYRLEVQESVTVQEGLCVRVPCCFYYPRDNWNYSVPAFGYWFQEGARTNEDRPVATNKPGCEVLTDTQGRFHLLGDPRTYNCSLDIRDARQGDTGTYFFRVERGPIVKYSYLENKLHLHVTALTQTPDIHVQGTLESGLPRNITCAVPWACERGTPHTFSWTGVALPSLHPKGPHSSVLTLTLGPQDHGTNLTCRVTFPGAGVSTDRTIRLNVSYAPQKPTIRVFRKEDTGPESLGQSLSLPVQEGQFLRLDCVADSNPPARMSWIRGSLTLSPSNSSNPGVLELPRVELGDHGKYVCRAQHPLGSQKASLSLVVKNPPQLLGPSCSQEEEGLHCDCSSRAQPAPSLRWRLGEGLLEGNFSNASFKVTSSSAGPWVNSSLCLREGLSSGLRLSCEAQNGHGKQSATVLLLPGRPAPRTGVVWGAVGGSGVTALLALCLCLIFFVVKIYRKKSAEKASGRDGVRPALTSISLGHLNESCSDSPSDYQTPAPATSTPGKEQELHYATLNFQRLRTHNFQDQDTTEYSEIKIQK encoded by the exons ATGCTGCTATTGCCACCaccgctgctgctgctgtccCTGCTGTGGGCAGGTGGGTGGGCTGCGGGGAGACgggtgggcggggcaggggctgCAGCCGATCGTTGTTCTTCCGCAGGGTCCCTGGCTTGGGACAACGAATACCGGCTGGAAGTGCAGGAGTCCGTGACGGTGCAGGAGGGCCTGTGTGTCCGCGTGCCCTGCTGCTTCTACTATCCCCGGGACAATTGGAACTACTCTGTCCCAGCTTTCGGCTACTGGTTCCAGGAAGGGGCCAGAACCAACGAGGATCGTCCAGTGGCCACAAACAAACCAGGTTGTGAGGTGCTGACGGACACCCAGGGCCGATTCCACCTCCTTGGAGACCCCCGGACCTACAACTGCTCCCTGGACATCAGAGATGCACGGCAGGGAGACACAGGGACATACTTCTTTAGGGTGGAGAGAGGGCCTATTGTGAAATATAGTTATTTAGAGAACAAGCTCCACCTGCATGTAACAG cTCTGACACAGACACCCGACATCCACGTCCAGGGGACCCTAGAATCTGGCCTCCCCAGGAATATCACCTGTGCAGTGCCATGGGCCTGTGAGAGGGGGACACCCCACACCTTCTCCTGGACCGGGGttgccctcccttccctgcacCCCAAGGGCCCCCACTCCTCGGTGCTCACGCTCACCCTGGGGCCCCAGGACCACGGCACCAACCTCACCTGTCGAGTGACCTTCCCCGGAGCTGGCGTGAGCACAGACAGAACCATCAGGCTCAACGTGTCCT ATGCACCCCAGAAGCCGACCATCAGAGTGTTCCGGAAGGAAGACACAG GACCTGAAAGTCTGGGCCAAAGCCTATCTCTCCCAGTCCAGGAGGGCCAGTTCCTACGCCTGGACTGTGTTGCCGACAGCAACCCTCCTGCCAGGATGAGCTGGATCCGGGGGAGCCTGACCCTGAGCCCCTCCAATTCCTCGAACCCTGGGGTCCTGGAGCTGCCCCGGGTGGAACTGGGGGACCATGGGAAATATGTCTGCCGAGCGCAGCATCCGTTAGGCTCTCAGAAagcatctctgagcctcgttGTGAAAA ACCCCCCGCAGCTGCTGGGACCCTCCTGCTCCCAGGAGGAGGAGGGTCTGCACTGCGACTGTTCCTCCCGAGCCCAGCCGGCCCCCTCCCTGCGctggcggctgggggaggggctgctggagGGGAATTTCAGCAACGCCTCCTTCAAGGTCACCTCCAGCTCGGCTGGGCCCTGGGTCAACAGCTCCCTGTGCCTCCGCGAGGGGCTCAGCTCTGGCCTCCGACTCAGCTGCGAGGCCCAGAACGGCCACGGGAAACAGAGCGCCACTGTCCTGCTGCTGCCAG GGAGGCCAGCACCCAGGACCGGTGTGGTTTGGGGGGCCGTCGGGGGATCCGGCGTCACAGCCCTGCTagctctctgcctctgcctcatcTTCTTTGT AGTGAAGATCTACAGGAAGAAATCAGCGGAGAAGGCATCAGGCAGAGATGGCGTCCGTCCCGCATTGACTTCCATCTCTCTG GGTCACCTCAATGAATCCTGTTCAGACAGCCCCTCGGACTACCAGACCCCAGCTCCGGCCACCTCCACCCCAGGGAAGGAGCAGGAGCTCCATTACGCCACCCTCAACTTCCAGAGGCTGAGGACCCACAACTTTCAGGACCAGGACACCACTGAGTACTCAGAGATCAAGATCCAGAAATGA